In one window of Flavobacterium ginsengisoli DNA:
- a CDS encoding T9SS type B sorting domain-containing protein, giving the protein MEALLLQQLLAFYSFDNGNTWTTKPVLSGLTSGYYNIMIKNATGCKSYGLSVNINPYYLPNPNIKVVQPSCGNDGSITVTTPADSYSFDGGTTWTTNPILLNPANTSYSVLIKNVTGCKSNSQYVYIYKYYLPSPNITSIQPTCSNPTGTIIVNSTADQYSFDGGTTWTTNPIKKNLADGSYNVIIKNTLGCTSSSSYTYINTPPAIPAAPDVKIVQPSSCGATDGTITITTPAISYSFNDGNSWTTSPTKVNVGAGTYIIKIKTNSYSCESLTTIANLSSGTTIAAPNFTTTQPNCTSSKGSITITTNASTYSYDNGLTYVFSNTKTDLSPGTYFVKIKNSVGCVSDLAKVTISPLSPLAAPAFTTTQPTCTNFTGSITINTAADLYSFDNGITFGTSKTKSNLSAGTYNLMINKSGCISLAVPVTIQAAPVIPEAPQVVVTEPTGCNSATGSIMVTTVANQYSFDDGLNWSNSNTASLSPGSYFIRIKYTNGCPSIAYKATINAAPDAPSIPTLNVTQPTTCSNPFGSISITSTAAQYSFDNGKNYSANPNSGNLVAGTYMVRVKNSRGCESAPLSATINPPTDYPSNPAFTTIQPDCNNPKGTITITDVASEYSFDNGDSWVTTAVKSNLDPKTYSIKVKNNKGCISNATTVTITPFTNFTPKPTLVSPQTFCIQQNATLNSITIAGQNIKWYDALTNGSLLSNTTLLQNGKIYYASQSINGCESERVTVSIKIQDTPAPSGDANQTFCTGQSATLATIKITGTSIKWYNALNNGSLLAETTNLENGKTYYASQTENNCEGSRLAVTISIINTPVAPTANGNLEFCKNENAKLSNIQMTGQNIKWYDTAFSAAALANTTLLENNKTYYASQTVGCESDRIPILVHVYDTALPTGKSSQQFCIDQIATLENLNIKGTDLKWYDSATNGSLLSETNLLETRIYYATQTVNNCESERFAVSVKIQDTSIPFSDSPQSFCIQKNAKISNIAIDGQNIKWYESTSSNNPLSESTSLEDGITYYASQTISGCESDRIPVTINILGATTSECIHFVEELPYPKFFTPNGDGHNDTWTIDPNYLAPNSSIRIFDRYGKLIKELRLNNSWDGNYLGNQEPSSDYWFTVTRFNGKEFRGHFSLKR; this is encoded by the coding sequence ATGGAAGCATTACTATTGCAACAGTTGCTTGCTTTTTATAGTTTTGACAATGGTAATACTTGGACAACTAAGCCTGTTCTTTCTGGACTCACTTCTGGTTATTATAACATTATGATAAAAAACGCGACAGGTTGTAAATCTTATGGTTTATCAGTAAACATTAATCCTTATTATCTGCCCAATCCAAACATAAAAGTAGTACAACCTAGTTGCGGAAACGACGGTAGCATTACCGTTACAACTCCTGCTGACAGTTATAGTTTTGATGGAGGCACCACTTGGACTACAAATCCAATTTTATTAAATCCCGCAAATACGTCTTATAGTGTACTTATTAAAAATGTAACAGGTTGTAAATCAAATTCACAATATGTTTACATATACAAGTATTACCTACCGTCACCAAATATAACTTCTATTCAGCCTACATGCAGTAATCCTACAGGAACTATAATCGTAAATTCTACTGCAGACCAATATAGTTTTGATGGAGGAACAACTTGGACTACAAACCCTATAAAGAAAAATTTAGCTGACGGCTCATACAATGTAATAATAAAAAATACTTTAGGCTGTACCTCTTCTAGTAGCTATACTTATATAAACACTCCTCCTGCAATTCCTGCCGCACCCGATGTGAAGATAGTTCAACCTTCTTCTTGTGGCGCAACCGATGGTACCATTACCATAACAACACCCGCGATTAGTTATAGTTTCAATGACGGAAACAGTTGGACAACGAGTCCTACGAAAGTAAATGTAGGAGCTGGTACATATATTATTAAAATCAAAACAAATTCATATAGTTGCGAATCATTAACAACTATTGCCAACTTGAGTTCTGGCACTACAATTGCGGCTCCAAATTTCACTACAACACAACCAAATTGCACCTCGTCAAAAGGTTCTATTACCATTACAACAAATGCATCAACTTATAGTTACGACAATGGATTAACTTATGTTTTTTCTAATACAAAAACTGATCTATCTCCAGGTACTTACTTTGTAAAAATTAAAAATTCAGTAGGTTGTGTTTCAGATCTTGCTAAAGTCACGATATCGCCATTATCACCGCTTGCAGCTCCTGCTTTTACAACAACTCAGCCCACATGCACCAATTTTACAGGATCAATTACAATTAATACCGCTGCTGATCTCTATAGTTTTGATAACGGAATTACATTTGGAACATCTAAAACAAAATCTAATTTATCTGCAGGAACCTATAATTTGATGATCAATAAATCTGGTTGTATTTCTCTTGCTGTGCCTGTGACAATACAAGCTGCACCTGTAATACCCGAAGCGCCACAAGTTGTAGTTACTGAACCAACGGGCTGTAATTCGGCTACTGGAAGTATTATGGTTACTACAGTTGCAAATCAATATAGTTTTGATGATGGTCTTAATTGGAGCAACAGCAATACTGCCAGTCTATCTCCTGGAAGTTATTTTATCCGAATAAAATATACAAATGGCTGTCCATCTATTGCGTATAAAGCAACTATAAATGCAGCGCCAGATGCTCCCTCAATTCCAACTTTAAATGTTACTCAACCTACTACTTGCAGCAATCCATTTGGCTCAATTTCGATTACAAGTACTGCCGCTCAATATAGTTTTGACAATGGTAAAAATTATTCAGCCAATCCAAATTCGGGTAATTTAGTTGCTGGAACCTACATGGTTCGAGTTAAAAATAGTCGTGGCTGTGAGTCTGCTCCATTATCTGCGACCATTAATCCTCCAACAGATTATCCGAGCAATCCTGCATTTACAACTATCCAGCCCGATTGCAATAATCCTAAAGGTACTATTACAATTACCGATGTTGCATCAGAATACAGTTTTGATAATGGTGATAGCTGGGTTACAACTGCAGTGAAATCAAATCTTGACCCAAAAACTTATTCTATTAAAGTGAAAAATAATAAGGGCTGTATCTCAAATGCAACCACGGTTACTATAACTCCTTTTACAAATTTTACTCCAAAGCCTACTCTTGTAAGCCCTCAAACATTCTGTATTCAACAAAATGCGACATTAAATTCAATTACAATTGCAGGACAAAACATAAAATGGTATGACGCATTAACAAACGGATCTCTCTTGTCCAATACAACTTTGCTTCAAAATGGTAAGATTTATTATGCTTCGCAATCTATAAATGGCTGTGAGAGCGAAAGAGTTACCGTGTCTATAAAAATTCAAGATACTCCTGCTCCTTCTGGAGATGCAAATCAGACATTTTGTACAGGACAAAGTGCAACTTTAGCAACTATTAAAATTACGGGAACTTCAATAAAATGGTATAACGCATTAAACAATGGTTCTTTATTAGCAGAAACCACAAATCTAGAAAATGGAAAAACTTATTATGCTTCTCAGACAGAAAATAATTGTGAAGGATCTAGATTGGCAGTTACAATCTCAATTATAAACACACCAGTAGCTCCAACTGCAAATGGAAATCTAGAGTTTTGTAAAAATGAGAATGCAAAATTAAGCAACATTCAAATGACAGGTCAAAACATAAAATGGTATGACACCGCTTTTTCTGCTGCCGCACTGGCAAATACTACTTTGTTGGAAAATAATAAAACCTATTATGCTTCGCAAACTGTTGGATGTGAAAGCGATAGAATACCAATTCTAGTCCACGTTTATGACACTGCCCTACCAACCGGTAAGAGTAGTCAGCAATTCTGTATTGACCAAATTGCTACTTTAGAGAACCTTAATATAAAAGGAACAGATTTAAAATGGTACGATTCCGCAACTAATGGAAGTCTTTTGTCTGAAACTAATTTATTAGAAACCAGAATATACTATGCAACACAAACAGTAAATAACTGCGAAAGTGAAAGATTTGCTGTATCAGTAAAAATTCAGGATACTTCAATTCCATTTTCAGATTCGCCACAATCATTTTGCATTCAAAAAAATGCCAAAATCAGTAATATTGCTATAGATGGTCAAAATATAAAATGGTACGAAAGCACTTCATCAAATAATCCTTTATCAGAATCAACTTCTCTTGAAGATGGAATAACTTACTATGCTTCTCAAACAATCAGCGGCTGCGAAAGTGACAGAATTCCTGTAACGATAAATATTCTTGGAGCTACAACATCAGAATGCATTCATTTTGTTGAAGAACTCCCTTATCCAAAATTCTTTACTCCAAATGGTGATGGCCATAATGACACTTGGACAATCGATCCTAATTATTTGGCTCCTAATTCATCTATTAGAATATTTGATCGCTACGGAAAACTCATAAAAGAACTAAGATTAA